A part of Marinomonas rhizomae genomic DNA contains:
- a CDS encoding glucose/quinate/shikimate family membrane-bound PQQ-dependent dehydrogenase: MIVLSVLFLAIGLALLVGGGWLVSLDGSLYYVVAGVAFIAVALLLKKRNKVANLIYALLLIGTLIWSIMESGLSWWPLASRMGLFLVLAVPLILLAYFKRQSGGRLLFPVWLAAALVTISPLFMTSPTTVEGTMTRSVTMSDADTGDVNQGEWNAYGRSNLGQRFSPLAQITPDNADQLQVAWQYQTGDKKGPQDVGETTYEATPLKLANALYVCTPHNWIVALDADTGEEQWVYDAKVPAESQRQHQTCRGVSYLPPSNSAKLPPVQKSSVPAESLTSMQCDAQLFLPTSDARLVAVDPTTGARCANFADNGELDLMHNMPFKQSGYYYSTSPPLVAGGVVIVAGSVNDNYDINSPSGVIRAYDAKTGELKWNWDSGHPDDTTPIGPDETYATSSPNSWSVASADEELGLAYFPMGNRTPDQLGMYRSPAEEKYATSVVALSLETGQVAWVQQFVHHDLWDMDTPAQPALLDLDTPTGKQPALVVPTKQGDVYVLNRKTGEPIFPITEEPAPQGTIPGDYAAKTQPTSALSFKPAKLTETDMWGATPLDQLMCRIQFKQLRYEGRYTPPSEQGTIVYPGNFGVFNWGSIAVDPKRQQMFGMPLYLAFTSTLQPREGADLSGANKGEQGINSNEGADYAVELKPFLSPLGVPCQQPPWGYVAGVDLKTGKTVWQHKNGTIEDMTPLKLPVEMGMPGIGGPVITEGGVVFMAASVDNYLRAYDLSTGKELWKGRLPAGGQATPMTYLNSKGEQMVVQVAGGHGSIGTTIGDYVVAYKLKK; encoded by the coding sequence ATGATTGTTCTCTCGGTACTCTTTTTAGCCATTGGTTTGGCTTTGTTAGTAGGTGGCGGCTGGCTAGTTTCGTTAGATGGCAGTCTTTATTATGTTGTTGCTGGCGTTGCTTTTATCGCCGTTGCTTTGTTATTAAAAAAACGCAATAAAGTCGCAAACCTTATTTATGCTTTGTTGTTAATTGGCACCTTAATCTGGTCGATTATGGAATCCGGCTTAAGCTGGTGGCCTTTAGCTTCACGAATGGGGCTTTTCTTGGTGTTGGCGGTCCCTCTTATCTTATTGGCGTACTTTAAACGTCAAAGTGGCGGGCGCTTATTGTTTCCCGTTTGGCTTGCAGCCGCCTTGGTTACTATTTCTCCTTTATTCATGACATCACCAACTACCGTTGAAGGCACGATGACGCGTTCAGTCACTATGTCTGATGCGGATACTGGCGATGTTAATCAGGGGGAGTGGAATGCGTATGGGCGTAGTAACTTAGGTCAGCGCTTTTCGCCATTGGCTCAAATTACACCGGATAATGCAGACCAGCTTCAAGTCGCTTGGCAATATCAAACAGGTGATAAAAAAGGCCCACAAGACGTTGGTGAAACGACTTACGAAGCTACACCGTTGAAACTTGCTAACGCTCTTTATGTCTGTACGCCACATAACTGGATTGTGGCATTGGATGCGGATACGGGCGAAGAACAGTGGGTATATGATGCAAAAGTGCCAGCTGAAAGTCAGCGACAGCATCAGACTTGTCGCGGAGTATCTTATTTACCGCCCTCTAATTCAGCCAAACTCCCGCCTGTTCAAAAGTCATCAGTACCAGCTGAAAGCTTAACCAGCATGCAGTGTGATGCTCAGTTGTTCTTGCCAACATCCGATGCGCGTTTAGTTGCCGTCGATCCAACGACCGGTGCCCGCTGTGCTAATTTTGCGGATAATGGCGAATTAGATTTAATGCATAATATGCCATTCAAGCAGTCTGGTTATTACTATTCAACATCACCACCATTAGTGGCTGGTGGCGTGGTCATTGTCGCGGGTTCGGTAAATGATAACTATGATATCAATTCCCCGTCTGGTGTTATTCGAGCTTATGATGCGAAAACGGGTGAGTTGAAGTGGAACTGGGACTCTGGACATCCAGATGATACGACGCCTATTGGGCCAGACGAAACTTATGCGACAAGTTCGCCGAATAGTTGGTCTGTTGCCAGTGCGGATGAAGAGCTTGGTTTAGCGTATTTTCCAATGGGGAACCGCACACCTGACCAATTAGGTATGTACCGTTCACCTGCAGAAGAGAAATATGCGACTTCGGTGGTGGCTTTGAGTCTCGAAACAGGTCAGGTCGCTTGGGTTCAGCAGTTTGTTCATCATGATTTATGGGATATGGACACACCAGCTCAACCCGCGTTGTTGGATTTAGACACGCCAACGGGCAAACAGCCTGCTTTAGTTGTGCCCACCAAACAAGGTGATGTTTACGTGTTGAATAGGAAAACAGGTGAACCTATTTTTCCTATTACTGAGGAACCTGCACCGCAGGGTACCATTCCTGGCGATTACGCAGCGAAAACTCAACCGACTTCGGCTTTATCTTTTAAGCCTGCTAAGTTAACGGAAACTGATATGTGGGGCGCGACTCCTCTGGATCAATTAATGTGTCGGATTCAATTTAAGCAGTTGCGTTATGAAGGTCGATACACGCCACCATCTGAGCAGGGAACCATTGTTTACCCTGGTAACTTTGGGGTGTTTAACTGGGGTAGTATCGCTGTAGATCCTAAGCGCCAGCAAATGTTTGGTATGCCACTTTACTTAGCTTTCACCTCAACGTTGCAACCAAGAGAGGGAGCGGATTTGAGTGGAGCAAACAAAGGTGAGCAAGGCATTAACTCTAATGAAGGTGCAGACTATGCGGTTGAGTTAAAACCTTTCTTGTCACCATTAGGCGTACCTTGCCAGCAACCACCTTGGGGTTATGTGGCTGGGGTTGACCTTAAAACAGGTAAAACGGTTTGGCAGCATAAAAACGGTACCATTGAGGACATGACGCCACTGAAGTTGCCAGTAGAAATGGGCATGCCCGGTATTGGTGGTCCAGTGATTACAGAAGGCGGTGTGGTTTTCATGGCGGCATCTGTTGATAACTACTTGCGAGCTTATGACTTGTCTACTGGTAAAGAATTATGGAAAGGTCGTTTACCAGCGGGTGGCCAAGCAACACCAATGACTTATTTAAATAGTAAGGGTGAGCAAATGGTTGTTCAGGTTGCAGGTGGCCATGGTTCCATTGGCACCACAATTGGCGATTATGTGGTTGCCTATAAGTTAAAAAAATAA